Proteins encoded in a region of the Streptomyces sp. NBC_01298 genome:
- a CDS encoding phosphatase PAP2 family protein encodes MRTDQILPRLERVFARLDREPERPAHLQTPRMSRHRVVLLGSTLGIYLAIVVAVLTTSWLVRLDWQIMFFRPYEQWPQLHAFLDYLVVLGQRGPTAVMVAAWLGWRSWRQHTLRPLITLGVALLLLNITVGAVKLGLGRLGPHYATEIGSAELFAGGDIFPSGHTANAVVTWGILAYLASTGVTRRVLSLVSAVVSLSVGATTVYLGTHWVSDVLLGWLAGLLVLLALPWFEPLIAWVEAYVFDVRARLRSLVEAGQVPEALTGVLVPLLSAGGKWQLQRTVGEPSERQPAGVPGAAVPGAAAVRPVQPVQPVVLRQPEPEPAEPVQVPVPASAGGAAPASASVPGGAHQPAARPAAHLSARPHLIRSERTPLTPAGSRRPAHAERAPARGAAPRPAAGG; translated from the coding sequence GTGCGTACCGACCAAATCCTGCCCAGACTGGAGCGGGTGTTCGCCCGGCTGGACCGGGAACCAGAGCGACCGGCTCATCTGCAAACACCGCGGATGAGCCGGCACCGCGTCGTGCTCCTCGGGTCGACCCTCGGCATCTACCTCGCCATCGTCGTCGCGGTCCTGACCACTTCCTGGCTCGTCCGCCTCGACTGGCAGATCATGTTCTTCCGGCCGTACGAGCAGTGGCCGCAGCTCCACGCCTTCCTCGACTACCTCGTCGTCCTGGGTCAGCGCGGCCCCACCGCGGTCATGGTCGCCGCGTGGCTCGGCTGGCGGTCCTGGCGGCAGCACACCCTCCGCCCGCTGATCACCCTCGGCGTGGCGCTGCTGCTGCTCAACATCACCGTGGGCGCCGTCAAGCTCGGCCTGGGCCGGCTCGGTCCGCACTACGCCACCGAGATCGGCTCCGCCGAGCTCTTCGCGGGCGGCGATATATTTCCTTCCGGCCACACCGCCAACGCCGTGGTGACCTGGGGAATCCTGGCCTACCTGGCTTCCACGGGGGTCACCCGCCGGGTGCTCTCCCTGGTCTCGGCCGTGGTCTCCCTGAGCGTCGGCGCGACCACCGTCTACCTCGGCACCCACTGGGTCAGCGACGTCCTGCTCGGCTGGCTCGCCGGCCTGCTCGTGCTGCTGGCGCTGCCGTGGTTCGAGCCGCTCATCGCCTGGGTCGAGGCCTACGTCTTCGACGTGCGGGCGAGGCTGCGCAGCCTCGTGGAGGCCGGGCAGGTGCCCGAGGCCCTCACCGGGGTGCTCGTCCCGCTGCTCTCGGCCGGAGGCAAGTGGCAGCTCCAGCGGACCGTCGGGGAACCGTCCGAGCGGCAGCCGGCGGGCGTGCCCGGCGCGGCCGTGCCGGGTGCCGCGGCCGTGCGGCCCGTGCAGCCCGTACAGCCCGTCGTCCTGCGGCAGCCGGAGCCGGAGCCGGCCGAGCCGGTCCAGGTTCCGGTTCCGGCCTCGGCGGGCGGCGCGGCCCCCGCTTCCGCTTCCGTGCCGGGCGGGGCGCACCAGCCGGCCGCCCGGCCCGCCGCCCACCTCTCCGCCCGTCCGCACCTGATCCGTTCCGAGCGGACCCCGCTCACCCCGGCCGGCAGCCGCCGCCCGGCCCACGCGGAACGCGCCCCGGCACGCGGCGCGGCGCCCCGCCCGGCCGCCGGCGGCTGA
- a CDS encoding helix-turn-helix transcriptional regulator gives MLDTSARLLRLLSLLQAHREWTGADLAGRLGVTPRTVRRDVDRLRELGYPVNASPGTGGGYQLGAGAELPPLLLDDDEAVAVAVGLRTAAGNGVEGIGEASVRALAKLEQVLPSRLRARVSALNRFTVPMLRGAGASTIDPSVLTELAGVCRDTERLRFDYRDHGGTATRRTVEPHRLVCSERRWYLVAWDLDREDWRTFRVDRIEPRPPHGPRFTPRPPPAGDLAAYVSRGISQRVYAARAVLKLRVPEQEAARIIGPADGTLEPLDYQSCILRTGAVNLDVLVIHVMLIGCEFEVVEPAELTDRIRAARDRLGRSLEPREAAGEVKEL, from the coding sequence ATGCTCGATACCTCCGCGCGACTGCTGCGCCTGTTGTCCCTGTTGCAGGCCCACCGGGAATGGACCGGGGCCGACCTGGCGGGCCGGCTCGGCGTGACCCCGCGGACCGTGCGCCGGGACGTGGACCGGCTGCGGGAGCTCGGGTACCCCGTGAACGCCAGTCCGGGCACCGGCGGCGGGTACCAGCTGGGGGCCGGGGCCGAACTGCCGCCGCTGCTGCTCGACGACGACGAGGCCGTGGCCGTGGCGGTCGGCCTGCGGACCGCCGCCGGGAACGGCGTGGAGGGCATCGGCGAGGCCTCCGTACGGGCGCTGGCGAAGCTGGAGCAGGTGCTGCCGTCCCGGCTGCGGGCCCGGGTGTCCGCGCTGAACCGGTTCACCGTCCCCATGCTCCGCGGGGCGGGCGCGTCCACGATCGACCCCTCCGTGCTGACCGAGCTGGCCGGCGTCTGCCGCGACACCGAGCGGCTGCGCTTCGACTACCGGGACCACGGGGGCACGGCCACCCGCAGGACCGTGGAGCCGCACCGGCTGGTGTGCAGCGAGCGCCGCTGGTACCTCGTGGCCTGGGACCTGGACCGGGAGGACTGGCGGACCTTCCGGGTGGACCGGATCGAGCCCAGGCCCCCGCACGGACCGCGCTTCACCCCGCGCCCGCCGCCCGCCGGGGACCTCGCGGCGTACGTCTCCCGGGGCATCTCCCAGCGGGTGTACGCGGCCCGCGCGGTCCTCAAGCTGCGCGTGCCCGAGCAGGAGGCCGCGCGGATCATCGGGCCGGCCGACGGGACCCTGGAGCCGCTCGACTACCAGAGCTGCATCCTGCGCACCGGGGCGGTCAACCTCGATGTCCTGGTGATTCACGTCATGCTGATCGGGTGTGAGTTCGAGGTCGTCGAACCGGCCGAGCTGACGGACCGGATCCGGGCCGCTCGAGATCGGCTCGGCAGGTCTCTGGAACCGCGCGAAGCGGCCGGAGAAGTGAAGGAGTTGTAA
- a CDS encoding acyl-CoA dehydrogenase family protein has protein sequence MSFVPTDPLGLDELLTPEDLAIRDTVRGWAADRVLPHIAEWYENGELPGIREIAKELGALGALGMSLQGYGCAGASAVQYGLACLELEAADSGIRSLVSVQGSLAMYAIWKYGSEEQKRRWLPGMAAGELIGCFGLTEPDVGSDPGAMRTHAKRDGSDWVLNGRKMWITNGSVAAVAVVWAQTEEGIRGFAVPTDSAGFSAPEIKHKWSLRASVTSELVMDEVRLPADAVLPGVTGLKGPLGCLSHARYGIVWGAMGAARASFESALDYAKTREQFGRPIGGFQLTQAKLADMALELHKGILLAHHLGRRMDAGTLRPEQISFGKLNNVREAIDICRTARTILGANGISLEYPVMRHATNLESVLTYEGTVEMHQLVLGKALTGLDAFR, from the coding sequence GTGTCCTTCGTTCCCACCGACCCGCTCGGGCTCGACGAACTCCTCACGCCCGAGGACCTCGCCATCCGGGACACCGTCCGCGGCTGGGCCGCGGACCGGGTCCTGCCGCACATCGCCGAGTGGTACGAGAACGGCGAGCTGCCCGGGATCCGGGAGATCGCCAAGGAGCTCGGCGCCCTCGGCGCCCTCGGGATGTCGCTCCAGGGGTACGGCTGCGCGGGCGCGAGCGCCGTCCAGTACGGCCTCGCCTGTCTGGAACTGGAGGCCGCCGACTCCGGGATCCGCTCGCTGGTCTCCGTACAGGGCTCCCTCGCGATGTACGCGATCTGGAAGTACGGCTCCGAGGAGCAGAAGCGGCGGTGGCTGCCCGGCATGGCGGCCGGCGAGCTCATCGGCTGCTTCGGGCTGACCGAGCCGGACGTGGGTTCGGACCCCGGCGCGATGCGCACGCACGCCAAGCGGGACGGTTCGGACTGGGTGCTGAACGGCCGCAAGATGTGGATCACCAACGGCTCGGTGGCCGCCGTGGCCGTCGTCTGGGCGCAGACCGAGGAGGGGATCCGCGGGTTCGCCGTCCCCACGGACAGCGCCGGCTTCTCCGCCCCGGAGATCAAGCACAAGTGGTCCCTGCGCGCCTCGGTGACCAGCGAGCTGGTCATGGACGAGGTACGGCTGCCCGCCGACGCGGTGCTTCCGGGCGTCACCGGGCTCAAGGGGCCGCTCGGCTGTCTCAGCCACGCTCGGTACGGGATCGTCTGGGGGGCCATGGGCGCGGCGCGCGCCAGCTTCGAGTCGGCGCTGGACTACGCGAAGACGCGCGAGCAGTTCGGCAGGCCCATCGGCGGCTTCCAGCTCACGCAGGCCAAGCTCGCGGACATGGCGCTGGAGCTCCACAAGGGGATCCTGCTCGCCCACCACCTGGGGCGGCGGATGGACGCGGGGACCCTGCGCCCGGAGCAGATCAGCTTCGGCAAGCTCAACAACGTCCGCGAGGCCATCGACATCTGCCGCACCGCGCGGACGATCCTCGGTGCCAACGGGATCTCCCTCGAATACCCCGTCATGAGGCACGCCACCAACCTCGAATCGGTCCTCACCTACGAGGGCACCGTCGAGATGCACCAGCTCGTGCTGGGCAAGGCGCTCACCGGGCTCGACGCCTTCCGCTAG
- a CDS encoding cell division protein SepF produces the protein MGSVRKASAWLGLVEDSDDERYYDDDYAEAPQGGSVVGPGEQWVTDPRVKVASESAVEEGRRIATVTPDGFRDARGIGELFRDGVPVIVNLSSMDPGDAKRVVDFAAGLTFGLRGSIERVATRVFLLTPADTQIVSGESGGRSRDFFNQS, from the coding sequence ATGGGTTCGGTGCGCAAGGCGAGTGCCTGGCTGGGTCTCGTAGAGGACAGCGACGACGAGCGTTACTACGACGACGACTACGCGGAGGCCCCGCAGGGGGGTTCGGTGGTCGGCCCCGGCGAGCAGTGGGTCACCGACCCGCGCGTCAAGGTGGCCTCGGAGTCCGCCGTCGAGGAGGGCCGCCGCATCGCGACGGTCACCCCGGACGGCTTCCGCGACGCCCGCGGCATCGGCGAGCTGTTCCGCGACGGTGTCCCGGTCATCGTGAACCTCTCCTCGATGGACCCGGGCGACGCGAAGCGCGTGGTCGACTTCGCGGCCGGTCTGACCTTCGGTCTGCGCGGTTCGATCGAGCGGGTGGCGACCAGGGTCTTCCTGCTGACCCCGGCCGACACCCAGATCGTGAGCGGCGAGTCCGGCGGCCGCTCGCGCGACTTCTTCAACCAGAGCTGA
- a CDS encoding DUF5685 family protein has product MFGIVRPCTHRLGERFKTEWMAHLCGLCLALRGDHGQFARIVTNYDGLLVSVLTEAQSGPAPGSRRTAGPCPLRGMRSAAVANGEGARLAAAVSLVLASAKVRDHVADRDGLLARAPIALAARRVARGWDRAGARTGASLGFDTAVLVDAVDRQAGIETLAGAGTPVLVVTEPTETATAAAFAHTATLAGRPGNAPALAEAGRYFGRLAHLLDAVEDQTADAAAGAWNPLTATGTSRTEARRLCDDALRGIRLALREVEFADAGLAHRLLVHELRTSVDRAFGTANCSHTAHTGTDRMERADRALEGSFGPPPVDFGPPPAPPRKPRRDLLPGCAVALGLFCTCQLCCTDHEGPWSREKKDAWCNDCDCGGCDCGGDCGCGDCCCCPCDGC; this is encoded by the coding sequence TTGTTCGGCATTGTCAGACCCTGCACGCACCGCCTCGGGGAACGGTTCAAGACGGAGTGGATGGCCCATCTCTGCGGGCTGTGCCTGGCACTTCGGGGGGACCACGGCCAGTTCGCGAGGATCGTGACCAACTACGACGGGCTGCTCGTCTCCGTTCTGACGGAGGCTCAGTCGGGTCCCGCCCCGGGCTCCCGGCGCACCGCAGGTCCCTGTCCACTGCGCGGGATGCGCAGCGCGGCCGTGGCCAACGGCGAGGGGGCGCGGCTCGCCGCCGCCGTCTCGCTGGTCCTGGCCTCCGCGAAGGTGCGCGACCACGTGGCCGACCGGGACGGCCTGTTGGCCCGCGCCCCGATCGCCCTCGCCGCGCGCCGGGTGGCCCGCGGCTGGGACCGGGCGGGCGCCCGCACCGGCGCCTCGCTCGGCTTCGACACGGCCGTGCTCGTCGACGCCGTGGACCGGCAGGCGGGCATCGAGACCCTGGCCGGAGCCGGCACGCCGGTGCTCGTGGTGACCGAGCCGACCGAGACCGCCACGGCCGCCGCCTTCGCCCATACCGCGACCCTCGCCGGGCGGCCAGGCAACGCTCCCGCGCTCGCCGAGGCGGGACGCTACTTCGGACGGCTCGCGCACCTGCTGGACGCCGTCGAGGACCAGACGGCGGACGCGGCGGCGGGGGCCTGGAACCCGCTGACCGCCACCGGGACCTCCCGTACCGAGGCGCGCAGGCTGTGCGACGACGCGCTGCGGGGCATCCGGCTGGCACTGCGGGAGGTGGAGTTCGCCGACGCGGGGCTCGCCCACCGGCTGCTCGTGCACGAGCTGCGCACCTCGGTGGACCGGGCCTTCGGGACCGCGAACTGTTCCCATACCGCCCACACGGGGACGGACCGGATGGAACGGGCGGACCGGGCGCTCGAGGGCTCCTTCGGTCCGCCCCCGGTGGACTTCGGCCCCCCGCCGGCGCCTCCGCGCAAGCCGCGCCGGGACCTGCTGCCGGGCTGCGCGGTGGCCCTGGGGCTGTTCTGCACCTGCCAGCTGTGCTGCACGGACCACGAGGGCCCGTGGTCCCGCGAGAAGAAGGACGCGTGGTGCAACGACTGCGACTGCGGGGGATGTGACTGTGGCGGCGACTGTGGCTGCGGGGACTGCTGCTGCTGTCCCTGCGACGGCTGCTGA
- a CDS encoding S1 family peptidase, with protein sequence MTIKRNFRSRLFAVAAGLTAVATLAVPASASEAPSGGSVNAERLAAVEASLLRADVAGTAWGTDPATGTLVVTADSTVSDANIAKIKKEAGASASAVRIERTHGKLSKLITGGSGIWTSQWRCSLGFNVRRGTTYYLLTAGHCTDGAGTWYANSTGSTKIGATAGSSFPTNDYGIVRYDNKSLSHKGMVGSQDISSAASATVGMAAKRRGNTTGIHSGKVTGLNYTVNYGNGEIVYGLIRTNICAEPGDSGGPLYSGTRALGLTSGGSGNCTSGGTTYFQPVKEALSRWNVSVY encoded by the coding sequence GTGACGATCAAGCGCAACTTCCGTTCCCGGCTCTTCGCCGTGGCCGCCGGTCTGACCGCCGTGGCCACCCTCGCGGTTCCCGCGTCGGCGTCCGAGGCCCCGAGCGGCGGCAGCGTCAACGCCGAGCGCCTCGCCGCGGTGGAGGCCTCGCTCCTGCGGGCCGACGTCGCCGGCACCGCCTGGGGCACGGACCCCGCCACGGGGACCCTCGTGGTCACCGCGGACTCCACCGTCTCGGACGCGAACATAGCGAAGATCAAGAAGGAGGCCGGGGCGAGCGCCTCGGCGGTGCGCATCGAGCGGACCCACGGCAAGCTGTCGAAGCTCATCACCGGCGGCTCCGGCATCTGGACCTCGCAGTGGCGCTGCTCCCTCGGCTTCAACGTGCGCCGGGGCACCACGTACTACCTGCTGACCGCGGGCCACTGCACCGACGGTGCGGGCACCTGGTACGCCAACTCCACCGGCTCCACCAAGATCGGTGCGACCGCGGGCAGCAGCTTCCCGACGAACGACTACGGGATCGTGCGCTACGACAACAAGTCCCTGTCGCACAAGGGCATGGTCGGTAGCCAGGACATCTCCAGCGCCGCCAGCGCCACCGTGGGCATGGCCGCCAAGCGTCGCGGCAACACCACCGGTATCCACAGCGGCAAGGTGACCGGCCTGAACTACACCGTGAACTACGGCAACGGTGAGATCGTCTACGGTCTGATCCGGACCAACATCTGCGCCGAGCCCGGCGACAGCGGCGGCCCGCTCTACTCGGGTACCCGCGCGCTCGGCCTCACCTCCGGCGGTAGCGGCAACTGCACCTCGGGTGGAACGACTTACTTCCAGCCCGTGAAGGAAGCCCTCTCCCGCTGGAACGTCAGCGTCTACTAG
- a CDS encoding S1 family peptidase → MAAVAALAAPTAAHADGGFSADRLASAGASVLRADVAGTAWHTDPATGTLVVTADSTVSAADLSRIRSEAGANAAALRIERTPGKLRKLISGGDAIYASGWRCSAGFNVRSGSTYYILTAGHCTDGAGTWWTNSSHTTVIGSTVGSSFPNNDYGLIKYASNSPVPPGTVGSQDITSAINATNGLAVTRRGSTTGIHSGSVTGLNATVNYGGGDVVYGMIRTNVCAEPGDSGGPLYSGTRAVGLTSGGSGNCSSGGTTFFQPVVEALNAYGVSVY, encoded by the coding sequence ATGGCCGCGGTGGCCGCCCTCGCGGCCCCCACGGCCGCACACGCCGACGGCGGCTTCAGCGCCGACCGGCTCGCCTCCGCCGGCGCCTCGGTCCTGCGCGCCGACGTGGCCGGCACGGCCTGGCACACCGACCCCGCCACCGGCACCCTCGTGGTCACCGCGGACTCCACCGTCTCGGCGGCCGACCTCTCCAGGATCCGCAGCGAGGCCGGAGCCAACGCGGCCGCCCTGCGCATCGAGCGCACCCCCGGCAAGCTGAGGAAACTGATCTCCGGCGGCGACGCCATCTACGCCTCCGGCTGGCGCTGTTCGGCCGGCTTCAACGTGCGCAGCGGCAGCACCTACTACATCCTGACCGCCGGCCACTGCACCGACGGCGCGGGCACCTGGTGGACCAACTCCTCGCACACCACCGTCATCGGGTCCACCGTCGGGTCCAGCTTCCCGAACAACGACTACGGCCTGATCAAGTACGCCTCCAACTCCCCGGTGCCGCCCGGCACCGTCGGCAGCCAGGACATCACCAGCGCCATCAACGCCACCAACGGTCTGGCCGTCACCCGCCGCGGCTCCACCACCGGCATCCACAGCGGCTCGGTGACCGGGCTCAACGCCACCGTGAACTACGGCGGCGGCGACGTCGTCTACGGAATGATCCGGACCAACGTCTGCGCCGAGCCCGGTGACAGCGGCGGTCCGCTCTACTCGGGCACCCGCGCGGTCGGCCTCACCTCGGGCGGCAGCGGCAACTGCTCCTCGGGCGGCACCACGTTCTTCCAGCCGGTCGTCGAGGCGCTCAACGCGTACGGCGTGAGCGTGTACTAA
- a CDS encoding DUF4231 domain-containing protein, which produces MTFRNEDLPALFHHTDQAAISRQRESTQATRAQLMLLVVAAAIAALPEGPKLGSAYLSGLLSVLAYAGVLGVGVRATRRRARPQWQLNRSAAEFIKSLAWRYAVHGAPFGSEVPGVEETYRTRLEAGLNELRKMGWEDPRTAGLVPEGGEITGAMFRLRGLDYRVRRETYVRDRLIEQRNWYQRKTEVSRRATALWSWSIVLLTLLALLFALFGAFGSGPGPALTGLLSAAATAGIAWNEVRRHHPLIEAHTLIEQDLSAMMVVMQTTITETQWPTAVYETERYVSPQHTDWLARHSS; this is translated from the coding sequence ATGACCTTTCGCAACGAGGACCTGCCGGCCCTCTTCCACCACACCGACCAGGCGGCGATCTCCCGGCAGCGGGAGTCCACCCAGGCCACGCGCGCCCAGCTGATGCTGCTCGTCGTGGCCGCCGCCATCGCCGCCCTGCCCGAGGGGCCGAAGCTCGGCTCCGCCTACCTGTCCGGGCTCCTCAGCGTGCTCGCGTACGCCGGGGTGCTGGGCGTGGGCGTACGGGCCACCCGGCGCCGGGCGCGCCCGCAGTGGCAGCTCAACCGCAGCGCCGCGGAGTTCATCAAATCGCTGGCCTGGCGGTACGCCGTCCACGGCGCCCCCTTCGGCAGCGAGGTCCCGGGCGTCGAGGAGACGTACCGGACCCGGCTCGAGGCGGGACTGAACGAGCTGCGGAAGATGGGCTGGGAGGATCCGCGGACCGCCGGGCTGGTGCCGGAGGGCGGGGAGATCACCGGGGCGATGTTCCGGCTGCGGGGACTGGACTACCGGGTCCGCAGGGAGACGTACGTCCGGGATCGGCTGATCGAACAGCGCAACTGGTACCAGCGCAAGACGGAGGTGTCCCGGCGGGCCACGGCCCTGTGGTCGTGGTCGATCGTGCTGCTGACCCTGCTGGCCCTGCTGTTCGCCCTCTTCGGGGCGTTCGGTTCGGGCCCGGGGCCGGCGCTGACGGGGCTGCTGAGCGCGGCCGCGACGGCGGGCATCGCCTGGAACGAGGTGCGGCGCCACCATCCGCTGATCGAGGCGCACACCCTGATCGAGCAGGACCTCTCCGCGATGATGGTCGTCATGCAGACGACCATCACGGAGACGCAGTGGCCGACCGCGGTCTACGAGACCGAGCGGTACGTGTCCCCGCAGCACACGGACTGGCTGGCACGGCACAGTAGTTGA